One Glycine max cultivar Williams 82 chromosome 3, Glycine_max_v4.0, whole genome shotgun sequence DNA window includes the following coding sequences:
- the LOC100783823 gene encoding E3 ubiquitin-protein ligase ATL6, which yields MKTVLFLLLVSALIPIAVAQPNDFSDANLNEFNSSVAIIIIILVVAFFLMAFFSIYVRHCADSPSNTVRPLTTARSRRAARGLDPALIQTFPILEYSVVKIHKIGKEALECAVCLCEFEDTETLRLLPKCDHVFHPECIDEWLSSHTTCPVCRANLLPTESEDAIANANANGVVPVPETLTRDIESQNDAVQAAPEQQNAEADPVLPEPEVVSLDKTLNRNRTRGSRSNRPRRFPRSHSTGHSLVQPGENTDRFTLKLPLEVRKQLINRQLQRASSLIVLPREGSSRQGYRTGGEGSSRGKISRRLDRSLKSDRWIFSMTAPFFARALSIRSPRVRNNDVEGAASPSSPTTPIMPPTAVDSARPPV from the coding sequence ATGAAGACAGTCCTATTCCTCCTTCTGGTGTCAGCGTTAATCCCCATCGCCGTCGCGCAGCCCAATGACTTCTCCGACGCAAACCTCAACGAGTTCAACTCCTCCGTAgccataatcataatcatattaGTAGTCGCGTTTTTCCTCATGGCCTTTTTCTCCATCTACGTGCGCCACTGCGCTGATTCCCCTTCCAACACCGTCAGGCCTCTCACCACCGCACGCTCCAGGAGGGCCGCGCGTGGCCTTGACCCCGCTCTGATTCAAACATTCCCTATCCTCGAATACTCCGTTGTTAAGATCCACAAAATCGGAAAAGAAGCTTTGGAATGCGCTGTGTGTTTGTGCGAGTTCGAGGACACCGAAACGCTGCGTTTGCTCCCCAAGTGCGACCACGTTTTCCACCCCGAGTGCATCGACGAGTGGTTGAGCTCCCACACCACGTGCCCCGTGTGCCGCGCCAACCTCCTTCCCACCGAGTCCGAGGATGCTATTGCTAACGCCAACGCCAACGGTGTTGTTCCAGTTCCGGAAACGTTAACGCGAGACATCGAATCCCAAAACGACGCCGTGCAAGCCGCGCCAGAGCAGCAGAACGCGGAGGCTGACCCAGTTTTACCCGAACCGGAAGTTGTTTCCCTGGACAAAACGCTAAACCGGAACCGCACGCGAGGGTCGCGGTCGAACCGGCCGCGGAGGTTTCCCAGGTCACACTCGACTGGGCACTCGCTGGTCCAACCGGGAGAAAACACTGACCGGTTCACTTTAAAGTTGCCTTTGGAGGTGAGGAAGCAATTAATAAACCGCCAATTACAACGTGCGAGTAGCTTGATCGTGTTACCGAGGGAAGGTAGTTCGAGACAGGGTTACCGAACCGGGGGAGAAGGGAGTAGTAGAGGCAAAATCTCGAGGCGGTTGGACCGGAGTTTGAAATCGGACCGGTGGATTTTCTCAATGACTGCGCCCTTTTTTGCAAGGGCGTTGTCTATTAGATCGCCTAGGGTTCGAAACAACGATGTTGAAGGAGCGGCGTCCCCGTCGTCTCCCACCACGCCTATCATGCCGCCGACGGCCGTTGACTCGGCAAGGCCTCCGGTTTAA